In bacterium, the following are encoded in one genomic region:
- a CDS encoding HEPN domain-containing protein produces the protein MNRDEVIKDLVNKWIKKADKDLLSVERELSFEDPVTETVCFHCQQAVEKYLKAFLVYHQIYFTKTHKIADLLELCATVEFSFKDELEDADNLTDYAVEVRYPDVWLEPGIEAAEEALEIAKKVKEFVLNKINFVNDTKKEATKSV, from the coding sequence ATGAATCGAGATGAAGTTATTAAGGATTTGGTTAATAAATGGATAAAGAAGGCAGATAAAGATCTTTTGAGCGTAGAAAGAGAATTGTCCTTTGAAGACCCTGTTACAGAAACGGTATGTTTTCATTGTCAGCAGGCTGTAGAGAAGTATTTGAAGGCATTTTTAGTATACCATCAAATTTATTTTACCAAGACTCATAAGATAGCAGACTTGTTAGAATTATGTGCTACCGTAGAATTCTCTTTCAAAGATGAGTTGGAAGATGCGGATAACTTAACTGATTATGCAGTAGAAGTTCGTTATCCTGATGTCTGGCTTGAACCAGGAATAGAAGCTGCTGAGGAAGCTCTTGAAATAGCTAAGAAGGTAAAAGAGTTTGTCTTAAATAAGATTAATTTTGTCAATGATACTAAAAAGGAAGCAACCAAGAGCGTCTAA
- a CDS encoding nucleotidyltransferase domain-containing protein: MVSQEQIDEIKTRIAENFKPQKIILFGSYANGTPTEDSDLDLLIIKDSNVPARIQSRKVRKILAGLKIPVDVIVKTAEEFETYKDIIGTIIYPANKFGKVIYESR; this comes from the coding sequence ATGGTAAGTCAAGAGCAAATAGATGAAATTAAAACAAGAATTGCAGAAAACTTCAAGCCTCAAAAAATAATTCTTTTTGGTTCTTATGCTAACGGAACCCCCACAGAAGATAGTGATTTGGATTTGTTGATTATTAAAGATAGTAATGTGCCAGCACGTATACAGAGTCGTAAAGTTAGAAAGATACTGGCTGGTTTGAAAATTCCAGTGGATGTGATTGTAAAAACTGCTGAAGAATTTGAAACCTACAAGGATATTATTGGCACCATTATCTATCCTGCAAACAAATTTGGGAAGGTTATTTATGAATCGAGATGA